aaaaagtaataatagtcACTATGGCAACCAAGATGGAGATGATGGCAAGTAAAATCAGACCCATACGACAAAATTTTGAATGCTTCtcttgtttctcttcctttttcaataaagtatCAAAACCTGGAGTGTACATGTCTCCCAACCAAAACCGCAGGTCGTTAGGATTTtcctaaaagaaaattacatggaGAATATGATTAATCAGTAATCAGTCAGTGTTACAAATTAATTGAGATTGCAGAACAAGACACTGTCATGGGGACTGATGCTCCATATTCACTCTGTCCTGGGCAAGGCTTCAATGTCATGGCTCACATGAGTGATACGAGGCTTCCTTGAATAGCATAAAAATGTAGCTACAGTCTCCTGGCTGACAAGGAATCCCTGCAGTTCCAATTTGTAGGTCTGGATCAGAATTAATTAGGAGGCCTTCGTGAGTCTTTAATTAAATTGCTCACATTAGAGGGTCAGAAACACAACAGTGTTTCTATCATGTTGTAGCCAATTTAGTGTTCCTTACATCCTATAAATAGTGCATATAATTCAGCACAGTAcgttgaaataaaatgaaaattctttgCTTTAGATTAACCTTTGAGGTTTAATTTTGTCTGCATGGCAGGAATAAACATGCTTGGTGGGGTTTTCAGTAAATCCAGAAGCTGACTTCCATGGAAGTAGTAGGACTAAAAGTCAGGAAGGAGTCTCTTCTATTACTCTTGACCCACTGATTTTCCTTGTAGAGGGCTGCCACATGTCTGGCATGCAGAAACTTTGTTTGACCTCCTGAAAAAATGACCCATTATATTCTTCCCCACATCAGCTCTTATTTATTCCCCATGGCTCTCTTTCTTCCACAGACTTCATCTTCCCTTCCAGGCCCATAGAATTATCAAGTCAACCTGATCTCCTGTACCTGATAAATCATGTGCAAACTATATTGTtcatacattaataaaaatactttttttcctgtTACATCTCTTGCTATGTTTTGGTGCTGTAGATTTGGTGTCTATGCCTTATATACAACAAATTTACAGTGAATACTCAACCTCTGCTTTCACAAACCTACTTCATGCTTCATTATATTTCACCTGCTTTGTTGTAATGGCTTACAGTGGACTgccccctctctttccctctccagtCTCAGAAGACTTAAAGTCAGCTGAAATGTGGCACAGCAAGTTTTCTTTCTCAGCGTCAGGGGTCAATGAACTAGCTTCAGACTTCCAGGTGCACTGCTGGGAGAGGAATGTGCATGCGTGTATGAATAGAAAGTGAGGATAGATTCTGATGATGGCAAAACAGTTCTCCCTAGTACTAGTTTGAACTTCTTAGTTTTAGAAAcgctaaaatgttaaaataaaatatggatgaTCTGTGAAGAAGGATAATGATGTAAAAATCCTTGTCTACCTCATGCCTATCTTTCATTTTGTGTCCTAATCAGAGGCCTGCACTTCGTAAGTTTAATGCTTCTGTTCTCCACTAAGAACTTCACTCAGAGACTATTTTGTCTTGCATTCTGCTTCTAGCTTTCCTTTGTAATGAAATAtggatttcttttctcttttctggctTATAAACTCTTACCAATGTAGAAAAATGGGAGTGACCACAGGGACTTGGGTTCATAGCCGAAAAGTGGTGTCAAGGTTTCAGAAAATAAGTTAGGGGTTCTATGAGATATAGACAGGAGTGAAGATGAAAGTTGAATTAATGAggtagaaaaaattttaatgaaaagaaaagttatgGCTTTTGTTGTGACTGGGTAGGGGAGGGAGCAGGTCCTGATTGTAGTAAAACATGGCACTCATTGTATTTATGGCTCATTCTTCCTAAACATAACTCATATAATTGTCCAGCTTAAAAAATTACTCTTTATTGCCAATAATCTTCAATTTCATAAGCATAACATTCAAAcattttttagctttattttctaGCTTTATTTTCCCATTATTCTGTTACTTAACCTGTAGCTCCTATATTTCTGCCTTTGCTCTTGCTACTCCTGAAAAAAGAGCCTTCCCACTTAGGCAAGCCATCTATACCTTTTGGAATTCTATACATCCTTCAAACCCATAATAAGTTTGCTTTTTCATGAATTCCTTTTATAATCAAAATGTGATTTGTGCCCCCTTCCTATCCTACATGgcactttttcttttatatttttcttctttatttttttttcagtgaaacaaAAACTTCTTTTTATTGTATAAAGTAATAACCATTCTTAATATGAAACTTCCACTCAAtgttgaagaagaaataaagaagcacGGAAGTAATAACATGGGATTATCAGAAAACCTGACTGATTGTGCTGCTGCTAGCAATGGTGATGATGgactaattccacaagaaagagaagaaaacctgAAAAGCAGCAATTTCCTAGAACGGAGAATGAAGAGTATCACAGGTAAGCCTATGGCAACATTTAACAGGAGATAATTATGTGCTATTACACTAATCCTAATTTGGGCTTTTATAGTGAacaagttttatacttttactaGAATATTCAGCCTCGCCTGgtaatcagaaaaatgaaaatcagcaAACAATGTGTTACCATTTTTTCCAATCACTGatgatttatttgaaaaataaccaGTATTGGCAAATGTGAGGgaaaggcattttcttttctttttttgtgaacttttattttagcttcagggTTACATGTACAAGTTTTCTTTATAGGTAAAGTGTATCATGAGAATTTGgggtacagattttttttttttaactttaagttccgggatacatgtgcagaatgtgcagatgaCATAGTTACActtgtgccacggtggtttgctgcacctatgaacccgtcatctaggttttaaatcccgcgtgcattaggtatttgtgcTGATGTTCTCCTTCCCCTTGCCTCTCACCCCTCACAGGCCCCagagtgtgttgttcccctctgtgtgtccatgtgttcttattgttcaactcccacttatgagtcagAACACTGCATGGCACTTTCTGTTACTATTACTGTTAGTTTCCTTTATCTTGTTCTATAGTTACTGTCTGTTAATTTGCTCAGTTAGATCAACTTTTTGAGGGTAGGGACAGGAACATTCACCTCCATAGTTCCCTTATTTTGCATGTAATCAGCAAAAGGAAGAGGCCCTAACATACAGTCaagaaatgtttgtaaaatatatcaatactttttttttctaatagtagGGGTGACTTTTTAGATGTCCTTAAGACTCTTGGTAAGGAATgcaatttataaaaagaagacagaaggaaaaagaaacataagCTTATTGTTTCTGTGGAGAGCATCTGTTATGTAAACTTCTCTGGAAAACGGGCTACATAAAAGAGGAGATACATTCAATCTACCAAGAGATTAAGAAACTTCAAAGATTCTGGACAGTGGGTCTTTTGAGTAGCACATATTTGAAATTGTAAAAAGTGTGAGTAGGATTCAAGGAGACAGGGTGCTGtcctcttcaaaaaaaaaaaaaaaattctcgaGTGCTTAAGGTATGGGGCTTAGCACAGataaacatttttgaatgaaGGGTATGTACTTGGAAAATGGCAGGCCTTCCTGGCCCGGGGCAGGTGGAGGCAAGCCAAGACTGGGTAGGAATCCAGTCCATGCAGAAAACAGAGGGCTGCTTCCTTGCTTTTCAGgtattttgaagtttttcatGGGTTGGGGTGACACCAGTGGGggcaagcaaagaaagaaaaacttaagtTGGATTTAAGCTGGGTGAATGAGTTCATTGCATACTTTTCCTGtgttgaaatgtttttgttttgttttgttactgaGACACAGGAAAATGACCGAAATGTACATCTTCAATCTTAAATCACTGAGAGAGCTGAGATAAAATAATCTTTGATGAGAACTTCCTTGCACAGTGCCTAACACAGAACacttaataagtattttttaataaatgtagaCTAGGGAATCAGCTCTTAAGTGTTCACgaacataaatgtttaaaagctaaaagaaaatgtagtctTGCAAATTAATTTTCAATAAACCTTTTACCCTTCTGGAAAACCTTTGTTCTGTGCCAcatagtttttttcttctctacacTATACAGTTGCCAATAACtgttgaaactgtaaaactcaaaacaaataaacataaatactcactagaagggagaaagaaaagccaGGAGCCCAAATGCTCTGAAATCTAGAGATTCTGTGCCTAGTGAAGAATACCTGTCACTTCAATAATGCTTTCTTTTAGGATTATTTGACTGATCTCCCTTATCAGTTGAAGAGGTTGACTCTTAGTCGTGAGTACCTTCAGATGTCCAGAGAGGTTTGTGTGCCGGGAACGTTTCTCATATTCCTCAATGGTCCATGatgggttcttttttctttcttccatagcTTCCTCCAAACTTAGGTCACCATAGAGTGGGTTATTCTTCATAACTGAGGACATGGATGGTGGAGGGCTATCAGCAGTAACAAGGCTCTCTGCACTGGATCCCCTAATCCGCTGAGCAGCAATATTCTTCTTTTCCCTCTAAGAGGCAAAGAAACAAGGCATCTCTTAGCAACGGGCCTTCTGATAGTAGGGAATGCAATGTGAGATAACTGTACCTGATAATGTGCTGATTTTGTGCAGAAACCCAACAGATTAGGACAatgaatgaggaaaggattctATGGTTTCATTCGACCTAGAAATCTAACATC
The Chlorocebus sabaeus isolate Y175 chromosome 23, mChlSab1.0.hap1, whole genome shotgun sequence DNA segment above includes these coding regions:
- the MINAR2 gene encoding major intrinsically disordered NOTCH2-binding receptor 1-like → MDLSVLPNNNHPDKFLQLDVKSLTRSSALLQASLARFPGGNYPAAQHWQNLVYSQREKKNIAAQRIRGSSAESLVTADSPPPSMSSVMKNNPLYGDLSLEEAMEERKKNPSWTIEEYEKRSRHTNLSGHLKENPNDLRFWLGDMYTPGFDTLLKKEEKQEKHSKFCRMGLILLAIISILVAIVTIITFFT